The nucleotide window GCGGCGCGTTCCGGCCATGTACAACGGCATGGCCACAGCCGCAGACTGGATGAGTGCGGCGTCTTTCATCAGCCTGGCTGGTGGCTTGTACCTGCAGGGGTTTTCGGGCTCCAGCAACCAGCCCGGCGGTTTGGCCTACGTTCTGGGCTGGACTGGGGGGTTTTGCCTGGTGGCCTTGCTGGTGGCGCCTTATCTGCGGCGCATGAAGCTGTACACCGTGCCCGACTATTTTGCCGTGCGTTTCGGTGGGCGCTGGCCGCGCATGATTGCGGCGTTGGCAGCAGTATTGTGTTCATTCACCTACGTGGTGGCGCAGATTTACGGTGTGGGGCTGATTACGTCGCGCCTGACGGGGGTGCATTTCGAGATCGGCATTTTGCTGGGCCTCGGTGGTGTGCTGGTGTGTTCGTTCCTGGGTGGCATGCGTGCAGTGACCTGGACGCAGGTGACCCAGTACGTGGTCATCATCCTGGCGTTCCTGATTCCTGTGTCCTGGCTGGCCTACAAGCAGATCGGCAACCCGCTGGCGCCCCTGGTCTATGGACAGCAACTGGAAAAAATCGCCACCATGGAGAAGCAGTTGATGGACTCGCCGGCAGAGCAGCAGGTGATCGCTGAGTATGCCCGCCGTGCCGAGTCGTATGCGAAGAAACTGGAAAACGTGGAGAAGTCCTTGTATGCCGAGCGACAGGCATTGCGTGACCAATTGCGTGCCTTGGCGGAAGCCCGCATAGATGATGGACGCGTCACGCTTTTGCGGCGCGAACTGGCGGCATTGCCCAAGGATGCTGACACGGCACGTGAGGTCTGGAGCCGGGCGCGGGCCGACAACCTGGAGCGAGCCTGGCCGCTGGGCGGGATGCCGCCCCATGCGACTCCTTTTGCCGGTGATCCGGCAGGCACGGATGAAGAACAGCAGATCTTTGACAATTCGCGCCTGAACTTCTTGGCCCTGATGTTTTGCTTGATGGTCGGAACGGCAGGTTTGCCGCATTTGCTGACGCGTTACTACACCACGCCCACCGTGTCCGAGTCCCGCCGCTCCGTGGCCTGGTCTTTGTTTTTCATTGCCCTGTTGTATTTATCAGCGCCCGCGCTGGCGGTGATGGTCAAGTACGAAGTCATGACGCACCTGGTCGGCCAGCCTTTTGACAGTCTGCCCGCCTGGGTCGCCCAGTGGGCGCGGGACCCGGCACTGCTGGCGGTGTCGGATGTGAATGGTGACCATATCCTGCAGTTTGCCGAGCTCAAGATCGGCGCCGATCTGGTGATGTTGGCCACGCCTGAAATTGGGGGCTTGCCCTATGTGGTGTCGGTGCTGGTGGCTGCGGGTGGTCTGGCGGCAGCGCTGTCCACGGCCGACGGCCTGCTGCTGACCATTGGCAATGCACTGGCCCACGACGTTTACTTTGACGGGGACGACGGCAACAAGGCCCGGGCGATGCGGCGCGTCATGTGGTCCAAATTTGCCTTGCTGGTGGTGGCCTTGATTGCGGCGTATGTGGCGGCGCAGCGGCCGATTGGCATCCTGTACTTGGTTTCTGCGTCCTTTTCGCTGGCCGGCGCGGCTTTTGTGCCTGCCATGGTGCTGGGGATTTTCTGGAAAGGCTGCACGCGGGCTGGCGCTGTGGGTGGCATGTTGGCGGGCTTGAGCATCACGATGTACTACATGGCGTTCAACCTACCGGCGGTCCGCAGTGCGTTCAACCTGAGCGGGGACGGGCTGTGGTTTGGTATCCAGCCCATATCCGCCGGGGTTTTCGGGGTGGCTGCGGGGCTGTGTGTCACCGTCGTGTTGAGTCTGCTGACCCCGGTTTCCGAACCGGCAGCGCCCGCTGCCTAGGCGCCGGGTTGAGGTTCCTGGCGAGCTGGGCTATAATCGCGGGCTTCGCCTTGCTGCACCTCAATTAGACGCTGAGGGCAGCTTTATTTTCACCGGCACGAAAGTGCTGGGCCCAGATACTGGGAAATCCACAAGGAGTATCAATGCGTCATTATGAAATCATCCTCATGATCCACCCGGATCAGAGCGAACAAGTTCCTGCGATGCTGGAACGTTACAAGGGCATGATCACCGCTGGCGGTGGCAAGGTCCACCGTGTTGAAGACTGGGGCCGTCGTCAGATGGTTTACATGATCAACAAGCTGGCCAAGGCCCACTACCTGTGCGTCAACATCGAAGCCGACCAGGCCGTGATGTCCGAACTGGAACACGCTTTCAAGTTCAACGACGCCGTGTTGCGCCACCTCACCGTGCTGAAGAAAAAAGCCGAAACAGGTCCTTCGTCCATGATGAAGACTGTGGAACGCGAAGACGCACGCAAGGCCCAACAGGCCGAGTACCAAGCGTAATCAACGCATTTGCCTGAAAAGGAGTGCAAGCCAACTCACTGGTTTTAAGTGCCTGTATCGCAGCGGTGGAATCCATGCGTTACACGCCAGCCGGTTTACCCGCTCTGAACCTGCAGCTCGAACACGAGTCGCAGGTGACAGAAGCAGGGGGCCAGCGAACCGTGAAGGTGGTAGTGAAAGCAGTGGCTTTCGGCACATTGGCAGAGCGGCTTGCAAAGCAGGCCCTCGGCAGTGTCTGGAAGTTCAACGGTTTTCTCGCCAATGCACGCCACGGCAAATCCGTCGTTTTCCATATTCAAGATTTCTTGCAAGATTAATTTTTTAGGAGTCCATCATGCCCGGACCAAAACGTTTCAACAAAGACAAGCGCCCCAAGCGCAACACACAATCACTGCTGTTCAAGCGCAAGCGCTTTTGCCGCTTCACCGTAACCGGTGTGGAAGAGATTGACTACAAAGACATCGACACGCTGCGTGACTTCATTGCTGAAAACGGCAAGATCATCCCCGCACGCCTGACCGGTACCCGCGCTATTTTCCAGCGCCAACTGAATACCGCTATCAAGCGCGCTCGCTTCCTGGCGATGCTGCCTTACAGCGACCAGCACAAGATCTAAGGAGCTCCGACCATGCAAATTATTCTGCTCGACAAGGTCGTGAACCTCGGCAACCTGGGCGAAATCGTCAAGGTCAAAGATGGCTACGCACGCAACTTCCTGATCCCTTCCGGCCGTGCACGCCGCGCTACCGAATCTGCCAAGGCAGAGTTCGAAGCCAAGCGCGCCGAACTGGAAAAGGCTGCTGCCGCCAAGCTGGCTGAATGCCAGGCTCTGGGTGCCAAGCTCGGTGGCACGACCATCAAGCTGACCCAAAAGGCCGGTGTGGATGGCCGTCTGTTTGGTTCCGTGACCAACTACGACATCGCTGAAGAGCTGGTCAAGGGCGGCTACAAGGTTGCCAAGTCCCAGATCCGTATGCCCAATGGTCCTATCAAGCTCGTGAGCGATAGCACCGTGAG belongs to Rhodoferax saidenbachensis and includes:
- the priB gene encoding primosomal replication protein N, translating into MQANSLVLSACIAAVESMRYTPAGLPALNLQLEHESQVTEAGGQRTVKVVVKAVAFGTLAERLAKQALGSVWKFNGFLANARHGKSVVFHIQDFLQD
- a CDS encoding VC_2705 family sodium/solute symporter, with the translated sequence MTQPQTKRRWQLHAGLLALWFAASFGVVFFARDLQTVVASWPVSFWFAAQGSVLVFIAIVVVFAWRANRREGDAPDFDQHAYGQYKRRINRRFVFYVGGLLALLLALAVAEHFGLPKAWVAGLFLSVTLILYAVIGVYGRTADAAEYYVAGRRVPAMYNGMATAADWMSAASFISLAGGLYLQGFSGSSNQPGGLAYVLGWTGGFCLVALLVAPYLRRMKLYTVPDYFAVRFGGRWPRMIAALAAVLCSFTYVVAQIYGVGLITSRLTGVHFEIGILLGLGGVLVCSFLGGMRAVTWTQVTQYVVIILAFLIPVSWLAYKQIGNPLAPLVYGQQLEKIATMEKQLMDSPAEQQVIAEYARRAESYAKKLENVEKSLYAERQALRDQLRALAEARIDDGRVTLLRRELAALPKDADTAREVWSRARADNLERAWPLGGMPPHATPFAGDPAGTDEEQQIFDNSRLNFLALMFCLMVGTAGLPHLLTRYYTTPTVSESRRSVAWSLFFIALLYLSAPALAVMVKYEVMTHLVGQPFDSLPAWVAQWARDPALLAVSDVNGDHILQFAELKIGADLVMLATPEIGGLPYVVSVLVAAGGLAAALSTADGLLLTIGNALAHDVYFDGDDGNKARAMRRVMWSKFALLVVALIAAYVAAQRPIGILYLVSASFSLAGAAFVPAMVLGIFWKGCTRAGAVGGMLAGLSITMYYMAFNLPAVRSAFNLSGDGLWFGIQPISAGVFGVAAGLCVTVVLSLLTPVSEPAAPAA
- the rpsF gene encoding 30S ribosomal protein S6, coding for MRHYEIILMIHPDQSEQVPAMLERYKGMITAGGGKVHRVEDWGRRQMVYMINKLAKAHYLCVNIEADQAVMSELEHAFKFNDAVLRHLTVLKKKAETGPSSMMKTVEREDARKAQQAEYQA
- the rpsR gene encoding 30S ribosomal protein S18, translating into MPGPKRFNKDKRPKRNTQSLLFKRKRFCRFTVTGVEEIDYKDIDTLRDFIAENGKIIPARLTGTRAIFQRQLNTAIKRARFLAMLPYSDQHKI
- the rplI gene encoding 50S ribosomal protein L9, whose product is MQIILLDKVVNLGNLGEIVKVKDGYARNFLIPSGRARRATESAKAEFEAKRAELEKAAAAKLAECQALGAKLGGTTIKLTQKAGVDGRLFGSVTNYDIAEELVKGGYKVAKSQIRMPNGPIKLVSDSTVSVALHTDVVVDITVSVYGETA